Proteins found in one Flavobacterium channae genomic segment:
- the pyrF gene encoding orotidine-5'-phosphate decarboxylase: MTTEQLISQIQTKKSFLCIGLDVDLNKIPEHLLQTEDPIFEFNKAIIDATHDLCVSYKPNTAFYEAYGIKGWQSLEKTINYINEKYPEIFTIADAKRGDIGNTSSMYARAFFNDLDFDSVTVAPYMGKDSVEPFLAFEDKHTIMLALTSNGGAFDFQTKDVAGKELYKVVLETSKTWKNAHNLMYVVGATKAEYFTEIRKIVPDSFLLVPGVGAQGGSLAEVCKYGMSKNVGLLINSSRGIIYASNGVDFAEKAREEALKLQQEMATILG, encoded by the coding sequence ATGACTACTGAACAACTTATTTCCCAAATCCAAACTAAAAAATCATTTCTTTGTATTGGTTTGGATGTCGATTTAAATAAAATTCCCGAACATTTATTACAAACCGAAGATCCAATTTTTGAGTTTAATAAGGCAATTATCGATGCTACTCACGATTTGTGTGTGTCGTATAAACCCAATACTGCTTTTTATGAAGCTTATGGAATAAAAGGTTGGCAATCGTTAGAAAAAACAATCAATTACATTAACGAGAAATATCCAGAAATCTTCACTATTGCCGATGCAAAACGTGGGGATATTGGTAACACTTCTTCAATGTACGCTCGTGCCTTTTTCAATGATTTGGATTTCGATTCGGTAACTGTTGCGCCTTATATGGGAAAAGATTCAGTTGAACCTTTCTTAGCTTTTGAAGACAAACACACGATTATGTTGGCTTTAACTTCTAATGGAGGTGCTTTTGATTTTCAAACCAAAGATGTAGCAGGTAAGGAATTATACAAAGTGGTTTTAGAAACTTCTAAAACTTGGAAAAATGCACATAATTTAATGTATGTAGTTGGTGCAACTAAAGCAGAATACTTTACCGAAATTCGAAAAATAGTTCCTGATAGTTTCTTGTTAGTTCCTGGAGTAGGAGCTCAAGGCGGAAGTTTAGCTGAGGTTTGTAAATATGGAATGAGCAAAAATGTTGGTTTGTTAATCAATTCTTCGAGAGGAATTATTTACGCTTCAAATGGTGTTGATTTCGCTGAAAAGGCTAGGGAAGAAGCATTGAAGTTGCAACAAGAAATGGCAACAATTTTAGGATAA
- the prfA gene encoding peptide chain release factor 1, whose amino-acid sequence MLDRLQYVKQRFDEVSDLIIQPDVIADQKRYVQLNKEYKDLKELVEKRDEYINLVGNINEAKEIIADGSDAEMVEMAKMQLDEAKERLPQLEEEIKFMLIPKDPEDAKNVMVEIRAGTGGDEASIFAGDLYRMYTKYCDSKGWRTSVVDVSEGTSGGFKEVIFEVTGEDVYGTLKFEAGVHRVQRVPQTETQGRVHTSAATVMVLPEAEEFDVQIDMNDVRIDFFCSSGPGGQSVNTTKSAVRMTHIPTGLVAQCQDEKSQHKNKDKALTVLRSRLYEMELAKKQEEDAKKRNSQVSSGDRSAKIRTYNYAQGRITDHRIGLSIYDLDGFMNGNLHKMIEELQLVANTEKLKESEVF is encoded by the coding sequence ATGTTAGATAGATTACAATATGTAAAACAACGTTTTGACGAAGTATCAGATTTGATTATTCAACCTGATGTAATTGCCGATCAAAAGCGTTATGTACAATTAAATAAAGAATACAAAGACTTAAAAGAGCTAGTTGAAAAACGCGATGAGTATATCAACTTAGTTGGAAATATCAATGAAGCGAAGGAAATCATTGCTGATGGTTCGGATGCCGAAATGGTTGAAATGGCTAAAATGCAATTAGACGAAGCTAAAGAACGTTTACCACAATTGGAAGAAGAAATCAAATTTATGTTGATTCCTAAAGACCCAGAAGACGCGAAAAACGTTATGGTAGAAATCCGTGCAGGTACTGGAGGTGATGAAGCTTCTATTTTTGCAGGTGATTTATACCGTATGTATACAAAATATTGCGATAGTAAAGGTTGGAGAACTTCTGTTGTAGATGTTAGTGAAGGAACTTCTGGTGGATTTAAAGAGGTTATTTTTGAAGTAACTGGTGAAGATGTTTACGGAACTTTGAAATTTGAAGCGGGTGTTCACCGTGTACAACGTGTTCCTCAAACTGAAACTCAAGGTCGTGTTCACACTTCGGCTGCAACAGTAATGGTTTTGCCAGAAGCAGAGGAATTTGATGTTCAAATTGATATGAATGATGTTCGTATCGACTTTTTCTGTTCGTCAGGACCTGGTGGACAATCGGTAAATACAACGAAATCGGCTGTTCGTATGACGCATATTCCTACTGGATTAGTAGCGCAATGTCAGGATGAGAAATCACAACATAAAAATAAAGACAAAGCGTTAACTGTTTTACGTTCTCGTTTATACGAAATGGAATTGGCTAAAAAGCAAGAAGAAGATGCTAAGAAGCGTAATTCTCAAGTAAGTTCTGGAGACCGTTCTGCTAAAATTCGTACTTATAACTATGCACAAGGAAGAATTACAGACCACAGAATTGGTTTAAGTATTTACGATTTAGATGGTTTTATGAATGGAAATCTTCATAAAATGATTGAGGAGTTACAATTAGTAGCAAACACTGAAAAATTAAAAGAAAGCGAAGTTTTTTAA
- a CDS encoding TonB-dependent siderophore receptor — protein sequence MNKIVLSTLLLSSLLSFSQEKADSTKVLKEVTVEGTRENKYKKESSTTVSKMPLKDIENPQVYNSIPANLLKEQVVTNLNDALKNATGVTRLWESTGRNGDGAEYYSMRGFSVQPTMTNGLPSLTNTTIDPINIDNIEVIKGPSGTLFGSSVISYGGLINVVTKKPHQQFGGEISYNNGTYGSNRVTADVNLPLNEKAAVRINSAYTTEESFQDAGFSNAFFLAPSLKYEVNDKLTFLVNTEFYKNTSAKQSMIFLSRYAPLSFDSMELFDRNYKRSFTSNDLTMNNNSFNMQMQALYKLSNNWTSQTVLSKSTTKTNGYYHYLWDSANGDEFTRFISKADGTFYTTDIQQNFIGDFKIGNMRNRMVAGLDYYNSRLLNGGTGRVANGTVSLVNGTDTGVLTQAGTDALLTGSFAGNTEANQEIMSAYVSDVLNVTNKLSVMASLRLDYFDGKTSQYDSEETKGQVALSPKFGAVYQIVENKVSLFGNYMNGFQNVAPTTVADIDGSNPRTKEFDPEQANQLEVGLKTSLYKDIISASVSYYDIRVKDRVITDPNNINNSIQGGEVESKGVEVSIVANPIKGLNVIAGISHNDAEVTKESPGDGYLGLRPEEAGPETLVNFWANYTVTEGQLKGFGIGFGGNYASEYKTWNRANTGTFALPDYTVLNSALSYDNNTFNVTLKLNNLLNEKYYSGWSTITPQRLRSITAGVTYKF from the coding sequence ATGAATAAAATAGTATTATCAACGCTTTTATTGTCTTCGCTACTAAGTTTTAGTCAAGAAAAAGCGGATTCAACTAAAGTTTTAAAAGAAGTTACTGTTGAAGGCACAAGAGAAAACAAGTACAAAAAAGAAAGCAGTACCACCGTTTCTAAAATGCCTTTAAAGGATATTGAAAATCCACAAGTGTACAATTCTATTCCGGCCAATCTTTTAAAAGAACAGGTGGTTACCAACTTAAACGACGCGCTTAAAAACGCAACTGGTGTAACGCGTCTTTGGGAATCTACAGGTCGTAATGGCGATGGTGCCGAATATTACTCAATGCGAGGTTTTTCAGTTCAACCAACCATGACAAACGGTTTACCATCCTTAACCAACACAACTATCGATCCAATCAACATCGACAACATCGAAGTGATTAAAGGTCCTTCAGGAACGTTGTTTGGAAGTAGTGTGATTTCGTATGGTGGATTAATCAACGTCGTAACTAAAAAACCGCATCAACAATTTGGTGGTGAAATCAGTTACAACAACGGAACCTATGGAAGCAATCGCGTTACTGCAGATGTTAATCTTCCTCTGAATGAAAAAGCTGCGGTTCGAATTAATTCGGCTTACACCACAGAAGAATCGTTTCAAGATGCTGGATTTTCAAATGCATTCTTTTTAGCGCCTTCATTAAAATATGAGGTAAACGACAAATTAACTTTCTTAGTAAATACTGAATTTTACAAAAATACATCGGCAAAACAAAGCATGATTTTCTTGAGTCGTTATGCTCCTCTTTCATTTGACTCAATGGAATTATTTGATAGAAACTACAAGAGATCTTTTACATCGAATGATTTGACTATGAACAACAATTCGTTCAACATGCAAATGCAAGCGTTGTATAAATTATCGAACAATTGGACTTCACAAACGGTTTTATCTAAAAGTACAACAAAAACAAACGGATATTATCACTATTTATGGGATTCTGCCAATGGCGACGAATTCACAAGATTTATTTCAAAAGCAGATGGAACGTTCTACACTACTGACATCCAACAAAATTTCATTGGAGATTTCAAAATCGGAAATATGAGAAATCGCATGGTAGCTGGATTGGATTATTACAATTCAAGATTATTGAATGGAGGAACGGGTCGGGTTGCGAATGGAACTGTTTCTTTAGTGAATGGAACCGATACCGGAGTTCTAACACAAGCAGGAACTGACGCTCTATTAACTGGAAGTTTTGCCGGAAATACAGAAGCCAATCAAGAAATCATGAGTGCTTACGTTTCTGATGTATTAAATGTTACCAATAAATTATCAGTAATGGCAAGTTTACGTTTGGATTATTTTGACGGAAAAACTTCGCAATATGATAGCGAAGAAACAAAAGGACAAGTTGCTTTATCTCCAAAATTTGGTGCGGTATATCAAATTGTTGAAAATAAAGTTTCTCTTTTTGGTAATTATATGAATGGTTTCCAAAATGTAGCTCCAACAACAGTTGCTGATATCGACGGAAGCAATCCAAGAACTAAAGAATTTGATCCAGAACAAGCAAATCAGCTAGAAGTAGGTCTAAAAACAAGTTTGTATAAAGATATTATTTCAGCCTCGGTGAGTTATTATGACATTCGAGTGAAAGACCGCGTAATTACTGACCCAAACAACATCAACAACTCCATTCAAGGTGGTGAAGTAGAAAGCAAAGGTGTTGAAGTAAGTATCGTAGCCAATCCAATCAAAGGATTAAACGTTATTGCAGGTATCAGTCATAATGATGCAGAAGTTACAAAAGAATCTCCTGGCGACGGATATTTAGGCTTACGCCCAGAAGAAGCTGGTCCAGAAACGTTAGTGAATTTTTGGGCAAATTATACGGTAACAGAAGGACAATTAAAAGGTTTCGGAATTGGTTTTGGTGGCAACTACGCTAGCGAATACAAAACTTGGAACAGAGCCAACACAGGAACTTTCGCCTTACCTGATTACACGGTTTTAAATTCAGCTTTATCGTATGACAACAATACATTTAATGTGACATTAAAATTAAACAACCTTTTAAACGAAAAATACTATTCAGGTTGGTCAACTATAACACCTCAGCGCTTAAGAAGCATTACTGCAGGAGTAACATATAAATTTTAG
- a CDS encoding PepSY-associated TM helix domain-containing protein, with amino-acid sequence MKKLGFKKGIRKLHLWLGLSTGLIVFIISITGAIYVFQEEITNYLRKDAIYHNESDIATKKPLPLKVLEQKVDAFTNEKYQIHWATIPIDKSRSYIFYYYERNPEGWNFFEEYVIYKSVYINPFTGEIKGVYDETADFFNIIKSIHYSFMLKTEWGTYVCGIPTLIFLFMLVSGIILWWPKNKNARKQRFSFNWKNVKSWKRKNYDLHNILGFYVASVAFVVAFTGLFYAFYFIQAILYVVFSGGSTTYPDFSHIKTKAPIEMRNEHTLDKIGKKVEELYPDAFQYSLDFGYEHLDDHEHPNYDVFVKQLSYSYHVNHSLIFDENSGELLHQHSHKDKNLGEKAVAANYDTHIGAIFGIWTKIIAFVVSLVCASLPVTGFLIWWGKRNKK; translated from the coding sequence ATGAAAAAATTAGGTTTCAAAAAAGGAATTCGAAAATTACATCTCTGGTTAGGACTATCAACGGGCTTGATTGTTTTTATAATCTCGATTACAGGAGCAATTTATGTTTTTCAAGAAGAGATTACAAATTATCTTAGAAAAGATGCCATATATCATAACGAATCGGATATAGCAACAAAAAAGCCACTTCCTTTAAAAGTTCTAGAACAAAAAGTAGATGCTTTCACCAATGAAAAATACCAGATTCATTGGGCAACCATTCCTATAGATAAAAGTAGAAGTTATATTTTTTATTATTACGAAAGAAATCCGGAAGGATGGAACTTTTTCGAAGAATACGTCATTTACAAATCGGTTTACATAAATCCGTTTACAGGAGAAATAAAAGGCGTTTATGATGAAACTGCTGATTTTTTTAACATCATAAAATCTATTCACTACAGTTTTATGCTAAAAACGGAATGGGGAACGTATGTATGCGGAATTCCAACATTAATTTTTCTTTTCATGCTGGTTTCTGGAATTATTTTATGGTGGCCAAAAAACAAAAACGCAAGAAAACAACGCTTTTCATTCAATTGGAAAAACGTAAAAAGTTGGAAACGCAAAAATTATGATTTACACAATATTTTGGGTTTCTATGTTGCTTCTGTAGCTTTTGTAGTTGCTTTTACTGGACTTTTTTATGCTTTCTACTTTATTCAGGCAATTTTATATGTCGTATTTTCTGGAGGAAGTACAACTTATCCCGATTTTTCACATATCAAAACAAAAGCTCCAATTGAAATGAGAAACGAGCATACTTTGGACAAAATAGGTAAAAAAGTAGAAGAGCTATATCCAGATGCTTTTCAATACAGTTTGGATTTTGGTTACGAGCATTTAGATGATCACGAACATCCTAACTATGATGTTTTTGTAAAACAACTCTCCTATTCGTATCATGTAAATCACAGTTTAATTTTTGATGAAAATTCAGGGGAATTATTACACCAACATTCTCATAAAGATAAAAATTTAGGTGAAAAAGCCGTAGCCGCAAACTACGACACACATATTGGAGCCATTTTTGGCATTTGGACAAAAATTATTGCTTTTGTAGTGAGTTTGGTTTGTGCTTCATTACCTGTTACTGGTTTTTTAATTTGGTGGGGAAAACGAAATAAAAAGTAA
- a CDS encoding DUF6686 family protein, producing the protein MCCNYSILKQTQNGMLVLLKGCGNYQLTFNNLNFSLTKEELDAFKRYLKQIDVDYWEKEYKHSIYQKKIPIPTLQNNLIILINRFELNELLFLMNTNESEESLTYYDFKNNINWN; encoded by the coding sequence ATGTGTTGTAATTATTCTATTTTAAAACAAACTCAAAACGGGATGCTTGTTCTGTTGAAAGGATGCGGCAATTATCAATTGACATTCAACAATTTGAATTTTAGTCTTACAAAAGAAGAACTAGATGCTTTTAAAAGATATCTAAAGCAAATTGATGTTGATTATTGGGAAAAAGAATACAAACATTCTATTTATCAAAAGAAGATTCCCATTCCTACTTTACAAAACAACCTCATCATTCTCATCAATCGGTTTGAATTAAATGAATTATTATTTCTCATGAATACCAATGAAAGTGAAGAATCGCTAACCTACTACGATTTCAAAAACAATATCAATTGGAATTAA
- a CDS encoding TonB-dependent siderophore receptor, translating to MSKNIFKAIVLLSSLQAVSQENLNDVSENYFTLNDSVKTLKEVVIEVKNDKGKSSVNRAGIKEKDLPQAIQVINSEVIQQQQSIRLSDVVKNANGVYVGSARGGAQESFWSRGYDMSANNMFKNGFRFNGGSIPEVSSLDKVEILKGSSALLYGNVAPGGIMNMVTKTPDFRTGGEITMQVGSYNFYKPSADIYGTFNKSIAYRFNGSYENSESFRDYVTKNRYYVNPSFLFKVTDKTEITVQGDYLSDDWTPDFGTGSIGKEIADVPRNAYLGAKWSNGNTKQATASVLVNHEFNSNWKLNFNSSFQDYNRESIGTERIQPAANGDWNRPYGRQKAVEKILANQISLQGNFNTGKIKHQLFTGIDTEVSYADAYTFRFYDPATGNTVTTYDSVNIFDPNLYNSSLDGPIMPSEVTRIVKTETTRLGVYAQDLISFSEKFKALLGVRYSYQEAKPVTHAGGTETEGTIRNDRAFSPKVGLIYQPTKTITLFSSYSNSFTPNTGVDIYNNAIKPSIIDQIEGGIKNEFFKGQLTTNVTVYQIVNSNLAQTAEFDANGNINTNTNVKALSGETTSKGVELDVTYRPIDGLNIIAGYSYNDMRYTKTTGATGSFIEGDRLVRTPQNTANLSFFYTVQSGVLKNLSVGAIGNYIGDRLGGWNNQVNPAYPNNVWDREIPVNGYTTIDVSLGYSWREFSLLCKLSNITNELNYTMHENYSINPIAPRQIMTSLKYKF from the coding sequence ATGTCTAAAAACATTTTTAAAGCCATAGTATTACTGTCGTCACTACAGGCAGTATCTCAAGAAAACTTAAACGACGTTAGCGAAAACTATTTCACATTAAATGATTCTGTAAAAACATTAAAAGAAGTAGTAATCGAAGTTAAAAATGACAAAGGAAAATCTTCTGTTAACAGAGCTGGAATTAAAGAAAAAGATTTACCACAAGCTATTCAAGTAATCAATAGCGAAGTTATCCAACAACAACAATCTATTCGATTAAGCGATGTAGTTAAAAATGCAAATGGCGTATATGTTGGTTCAGCTCGTGGTGGCGCTCAAGAATCATTTTGGTCAAGAGGTTACGATATGTCTGCAAACAATATGTTTAAAAATGGATTCCGTTTTAATGGTGGTTCTATTCCTGAAGTATCTTCTTTAGACAAAGTAGAAATTTTAAAAGGGAGTTCTGCTTTATTATACGGAAATGTTGCTCCAGGTGGAATTATGAATATGGTAACAAAAACTCCAGATTTTAGAACTGGTGGCGAAATTACGATGCAAGTAGGAAGTTATAATTTCTACAAACCATCAGCTGATATTTATGGTACTTTTAATAAATCTATTGCTTACCGTTTTAATGGTTCTTATGAAAATTCTGAAAGCTTTAGAGATTATGTAACTAAAAATCGTTACTATGTAAATCCTTCTTTCTTATTTAAAGTTACTGATAAAACAGAAATTACAGTACAAGGAGATTACTTAAGTGACGATTGGACACCTGATTTTGGTACTGGTTCCATAGGAAAAGAAATTGCTGATGTACCAAGAAACGCTTACTTAGGAGCAAAATGGTCAAACGGAAATACAAAACAAGCAACAGCTTCAGTTTTAGTGAATCACGAATTTAACTCAAATTGGAAATTGAATTTCAATTCTTCTTTCCAAGATTACAACAGAGAATCTATTGGAACAGAACGTATTCAACCAGCTGCCAATGGCGATTGGAATCGTCCTTACGGAAGACAAAAAGCAGTTGAGAAAATTTTAGCTAATCAAATAAGTTTACAAGGTAACTTTAATACTGGTAAAATTAAACACCAATTATTTACTGGAATCGATACTGAAGTTTCGTATGCTGACGCTTACACATTTAGATTCTATGATCCTGCAACTGGTAATACTGTTACCACTTATGATAGTGTTAATATTTTTGACCCAAACTTATACAATTCGTCATTAGACGGACCAATTATGCCATCTGAAGTTACCAGAATTGTAAAAACAGAAACTACTCGTTTGGGAGTTTATGCTCAAGATTTAATTTCTTTTAGCGAAAAATTCAAAGCACTATTAGGAGTTCGTTACTCATACCAAGAAGCAAAACCTGTAACACATGCTGGTGGTACAGAAACAGAAGGAACTATTCGTAATGACAGAGCTTTTTCTCCAAAAGTGGGTTTAATATACCAACCTACAAAAACTATTACTTTATTCTCTAGTTATTCAAATTCATTTACACCAAATACAGGTGTTGATATTTACAACAATGCAATTAAACCATCTATTATTGACCAAATTGAAGGAGGTATTAAAAACGAATTCTTCAAAGGACAATTAACTACTAACGTAACGGTATACCAAATTGTAAACAGCAACTTGGCTCAAACTGCCGAATTTGATGCAAATGGTAATATCAATACCAACACAAATGTGAAAGCTTTAAGCGGTGAAACTACAAGTAAAGGTGTTGAGTTAGATGTAACGTACAGACCAATTGACGGTTTAAACATTATTGCAGGGTATAGCTATAACGATATGCGTTATACAAAAACAACAGGAGCAACAGGAAGTTTTATCGAAGGAGATCGTTTAGTAAGAACACCACAAAACACAGCTAACTTAAGTTTCTTTTATACAGTACAATCAGGTGTTTTAAAGAACCTATCTGTGGGAGCTATTGGAAACTACATTGGAGATCGTCTTGGAGGATGGAACAACCAAGTAAACCCAGCTTATCCTAACAACGTTTGGGATAGAGAAATTCCAGTAAACGGTTATACAACAATTGACGTTTCTTTAGGATATAGTTGGAGAGAATTTTCATTACTTTGCAAATTATCAAATATTACAAACGAGTTAAATTATACAATGCATGAGAATTACAGTATTAATCCAATTGCACCAAGACAAATTATGACTTCTTTGAAATATAAATTTTAA
- a CDS encoding PepSY-associated TM helix domain-containing protein, with the protein MKQQKLVRDIHRDFGYFYVGLIISFAFSGILMNHRENWHPEKYTVETKNIQVQLPEEKDITEEYAENLGKQLGIEDKMRRHNVKKGTFKISFEKHDVEIDMKSGKGEIVAFNKTPFISQTMKLHKNTSNWWIYYSDIFGISLILIAITGTLMVTHGKHTFKRRGWKLALAGIVFPILVLFILS; encoded by the coding sequence ATGAAACAACAAAAATTAGTTAGAGATATTCACCGCGATTTCGGCTATTTCTATGTAGGATTAATCATTTCATTTGCTTTTTCTGGTATTTTAATGAATCACAGAGAAAATTGGCATCCTGAAAAATACACTGTTGAAACAAAAAACATTCAGGTACAACTTCCAGAAGAAAAAGACATCACTGAAGAATACGCTGAAAACCTTGGAAAACAATTGGGTATCGAAGATAAAATGCGTAGACATAATGTTAAAAAAGGAACATTCAAAATTTCATTTGAAAAACACGATGTAGAAATCGATATGAAAAGTGGAAAAGGTGAAATTGTAGCTTTCAACAAAACGCCTTTCATTAGCCAAACTATGAAGTTACACAAAAACACATCCAACTGGTGGATTTATTACTCTGACATTTTTGGAATTTCATTAATACTTATAGCCATCACAGGAACATTAATGGTTACTCATGGCAAACACACTTTTAAACGCCGAGGATGGAAACTTGCTCTCGCGGGTATAGTTTTCCCAATTTTAGTTTTATTTATACTGAGTTAA
- a CDS encoding SRPBCC domain-containing protein, with protein sequence MKKIQFKKEINASAQKVYETMLGLKNKASYEYWTAAFNPTSTYEGSWDNGSKILFVGTDENGKKGGMISEIVAHQPAEFVSIRHYGFLDGDTEITTGEQVEKWAGGHENYSFQENNGITTVTVEMDSVDEYLDYFNNTYPIALDKLKEISEQ encoded by the coding sequence ATGAAAAAAATACAGTTTAAAAAAGAAATAAACGCTTCGGCACAAAAAGTGTACGAAACGATGCTTGGCTTAAAAAACAAAGCTTCTTACGAATATTGGACAGCAGCTTTCAACCCTACTTCTACTTACGAAGGCAGTTGGGACAATGGAAGTAAAATCCTTTTTGTAGGAACAGATGAAAACGGTAAAAAAGGCGGCATGATTTCGGAAATTGTGGCACACCAACCTGCTGAATTTGTTTCCATTCGCCATTATGGCTTTTTAGATGGTGATACTGAAATAACTACAGGCGAACAAGTTGAAAAATGGGCTGGTGGACACGAAAATTACAGCTTTCAAGAAAACAACGGTATTACTACTGTAACTGTAGAAATGGATAGCGTTGACGAATATTTGGACTACTTCAATAATACTTATCCGATAGCATTGGATAAATTAAAAGAAATTTCAGAACAATAG
- a CDS encoding aminoacyl-histidine dipeptidase, with translation MSQEIRNLEPKPLWNKFADLNAVPRPSKKEDRVIEFMKNFGKSLGLETFEDEIRNVIIRKPATPGMENRKTVVLQGHLDMVHQKNNDTNFDFDTQGIDMYVDGDWVRAKGTTLGADNGLGVAMIMAILESTTIQHPTIEALFTIDEETGMTGALNLKGGVLQGEILLNMDTEEDDEIDIGCAGGVDVTATRSYNEEETPEGSVGYTITVKGLQGGHSGMDIHKGLGNANKIMNRLLFDGFENFGLQIAEISGGSLRNAIPRESVAKIIIAAIYDEAFVFDMQEVINEIKAEFKTMEPNLTIEIVKNDTVPAKVMDLGVQEGLLRAIYAAHNGVYRMSADMADLVETSNNIARVIVKEGEISIQNLTRSSVESSKFDLANALRSAYELFGCEVEFSGSYPGWTPNVNSEILDVLTSIYEKQNGEKPKVVACHAGLECGILGTNYPNMDMISFGPTIHGAHSPDERASIKSSQKFWNFVIEILDNIPVKK, from the coding sequence ATGAGTCAAGAAATTAGAAATCTAGAGCCAAAACCGCTTTGGAATAAATTTGCCGATTTAAACGCAGTTCCGCGTCCGTCTAAAAAAGAAGATCGTGTAATTGAATTCATGAAAAACTTTGGAAAAAGTTTAGGATTGGAAACGTTTGAAGATGAAATTAGAAATGTAATCATTCGCAAACCAGCAACACCAGGAATGGAAAATCGTAAAACAGTTGTTTTACAGGGACATTTAGATATGGTGCATCAAAAAAATAACGATACAAATTTTGATTTCGACACACAAGGAATCGATATGTATGTAGATGGTGACTGGGTTCGTGCAAAAGGAACAACACTTGGAGCCGATAATGGGTTAGGAGTTGCTATGATTATGGCAATTTTAGAATCTACAACCATACAACATCCTACTATTGAAGCTTTGTTTACGATTGATGAAGAAACTGGAATGACAGGTGCTTTAAACTTAAAAGGAGGTGTTTTACAAGGTGAAATCTTGTTGAACATGGATACAGAAGAAGACGATGAAATTGATATCGGTTGTGCTGGTGGAGTAGATGTAACGGCAACAAGAAGCTATAATGAAGAAGAAACTCCAGAAGGTTCTGTAGGATATACCATTACCGTAAAAGGTTTACAAGGAGGTCACTCTGGAATGGATATTCACAAAGGATTAGGAAATGCAAACAAAATTATGAACCGTTTATTATTTGACGGATTTGAAAATTTTGGATTGCAAATTGCTGAAATTTCAGGTGGAAGTTTACGTAATGCTATTCCTCGTGAAAGTGTTGCTAAAATAATTATTGCAGCTATTTATGACGAAGCTTTTGTTTTTGATATGCAAGAAGTTATCAATGAAATTAAAGCAGAATTCAAAACAATGGAGCCAAATTTAACAATCGAAATTGTTAAGAATGATACAGTTCCTGCGAAAGTAATGGATTTAGGTGTTCAAGAAGGTTTGTTACGAGCAATTTATGCTGCACACAATGGTGTTTATAGAATGTCGGCAGATATGGCTGATTTGGTTGAAACATCAAATAACATTGCAAGAGTTATTGTAAAAGAAGGCGAAATTTCGATTCAGAATTTAACGCGTTCTTCTGTAGAAAGTTCAAAATTTGATTTAGCAAATGCTTTGCGTTCGGCTTACGAATTGTTTGGTTGCGAAGTTGAATTTTCGGGAAGTTACCCAGGTTGGACACCAAATGTAAATTCGGAAATCTTAGATGTATTAACTTCTATTTACGAAAAACAAAACGGCGAGAAACCAAAAGTAGTAGCGTGTCATGCTGGATTAGAATGTGGGATTTTAGGAACTAATTATCCAAATATGGACATGATTTCTTTCGGTCCAACAATTCACGGAGCACACAGCCCCGATGAAAGAGCATCGATTAAATCATCTCAGAAATTCTGGAATTTTGTAATTGAAATTTTAGATAATATTCCGGTTAAGAAATAA